The following are from one region of the Stanieria cyanosphaera PCC 7437 genome:
- a CDS encoding sulfate/molybdate ABC transporter ATP-binding protein: MSITVSQVSKKFGNFQALDQIDLTVEPGTLVALLGPSGSGKSTLLRTIAGLETPDTGKITINHRDATHLDIRKRNIGFVFQHYALFKHLTVRQNIAFGLDIRKKPRKLIKQKVEELLELIQLQGFGDRYPSQLSGGQRQRVALARALAVQPEVLLLDEPFGALDAKVRQELRNWLRRLHDEVHLTSLFVTHDREEAMAVADKIVVMNQGRIEQIGTPAEVYDRPANPFVMSFVGEVNIIPDTLAVFNKGYLPSSSLPAFIRPHDFEVNNLPTKNSIPATLKRITHLGWEIQLELVLPGDLTVTAHLSREKFTQLDLELGQEVYLQPRQVQRFEEEQHHAYLTANNQIL; encoded by the coding sequence ATGAGTATCACCGTCAGCCAAGTATCCAAAAAATTCGGTAATTTCCAAGCTTTAGACCAAATTGATTTAACAGTCGAACCAGGAACTTTAGTTGCATTACTCGGGCCTTCGGGTTCAGGAAAATCTACCCTTTTAAGAACCATTGCTGGTTTAGAAACTCCAGATACAGGTAAAATAACCATCAATCATCGTGATGCTACTCACCTCGATATTAGAAAGCGAAATATTGGTTTTGTTTTTCAACATTATGCTCTTTTTAAACATCTCACCGTCAGACAAAATATTGCGTTTGGTTTAGATATTCGCAAAAAACCTCGCAAACTAATCAAACAAAAAGTAGAAGAACTTCTCGAACTAATTCAACTCCAAGGCTTTGGCGATCGCTATCCGAGTCAATTATCTGGCGGACAAAGACAACGAGTTGCTTTAGCCCGCGCTTTGGCCGTACAACCAGAAGTATTACTCCTCGATGAACCTTTTGGGGCATTAGATGCCAAAGTTAGACAAGAATTACGCAATTGGTTACGTCGTCTTCATGATGAAGTTCATCTTACCAGTCTTTTTGTTACCCATGACCGTGAAGAAGCAATGGCAGTAGCAGATAAAATTGTCGTGATGAACCAAGGTAGAATCGAACAAATTGGCACTCCCGCAGAAGTATATGATCGTCCTGCTAATCCTTTTGTGATGAGTTTTGTTGGCGAAGTCAACATCATTCCTGACACCCTTGCCGTTTTCAACAAAGGCTATTTACCTTCTTCTTCTCTACCAGCATTTATTCGTCCCCACGATTTTGAAGTTAATAACCTACCTACAAAAAATAGTATTCCTGCCACTCTTAAACGAATCACTCATTTAGGTTGGGAAATTCAATTAGAATTAGTTTTACCAGGTGATTTAACAGTCACAGCCCATTTAAGTCGAGAAAAATTTACTCAACTCGATCTTGAACTAGGACAAGAAGTTTATCTCCAACCCCGCCAAGTTCAACGTTTTGAAGAAGAGCAGCATCATGCCTACTTAACTGCTAACAATCAAATACTGTAA
- a CDS encoding histidine kinase — protein MLQSDSQQIGFNQDVSKPETLQLLLFVNEHPTSQEYIRRVKTYLENLQAEYPFELQVIEIGKQPHLVEHFKLIATPALVKINPLPRQTLTGSNLIDQLQQWWPRWQTSVQVNLQEQISEEEKYSYVGEDNSVKYSAELIRLSDKIFTLQREKEELQEQLRFKEQILAMLAHDLRSPLTAASIAVETLEISFSQPDQEKAQKLRGQLFKQARKQFQIMNKMIADLLQASKNVGSQLQIEPSKLYLQPLCKDIISQFSDRMTEKSQQLTADIPQDVPAVYADEELVRQVIINLLENAIKYTPEEGKINLSILHRTSQKVQLSLCDNGPGIPAAKQERIFEGHFRLKRDRSKEGYGLGLSLCRKIINSHYGQIWVDSVPGGGSCFHFTLPAYR, from the coding sequence GTGTTGCAATCTGACAGTCAGCAGATAGGATTTAACCAAGATGTTTCTAAACCAGAAACGCTCCAGTTACTTTTGTTTGTTAATGAACATCCTACTTCTCAAGAGTATATTAGACGTGTCAAAACTTATTTAGAAAATTTACAAGCTGAATATCCTTTTGAGTTACAAGTCATTGAAATCGGCAAACAACCTCATTTGGTAGAACATTTTAAGTTGATTGCGACTCCCGCTTTAGTCAAGATCAATCCCTTGCCAAGACAAACTCTAACTGGGAGTAATTTAATCGATCAATTACAACAATGGTGGCCTCGATGGCAAACTTCAGTACAAGTAAATTTACAAGAACAAATTTCAGAAGAAGAAAAATATTCGTATGTTGGTGAAGATAATTCTGTAAAATATTCAGCAGAATTAATTCGATTATCTGATAAAATTTTTACTCTACAAAGAGAAAAAGAAGAACTTCAAGAGCAACTGCGTTTCAAAGAACAAATTTTAGCGATGCTAGCTCATGATCTTCGTAGTCCTTTAACAGCAGCTTCGATCGCAGTAGAAACTTTAGAAATATCCTTTTCTCAACCAGACCAAGAAAAAGCGCAAAAACTTAGAGGTCAATTATTTAAACAGGCAAGAAAGCAATTCCAGATCATGAATAAAATGATCGCTGATTTATTACAAGCCTCTAAAAATGTTGGTTCTCAACTACAAATAGAACCATCAAAATTATACTTACAACCTTTATGCAAAGATATTATTAGTCAATTTAGCGATCGCATGACCGAAAAATCTCAACAATTGACGGCAGATATTCCTCAAGATGTACCTGCTGTCTATGCTGATGAAGAGTTAGTGCGTCAAGTAATTATTAATTTACTAGAGAATGCGATTAAATACACTCCAGAAGAAGGAAAAATTAATTTATCGATCTTGCATCGCACCAGTCAAAAAGTTCAGTTAAGTCTTTGTGATAATGGGCCGGGCATTCCAGCAGCAAAACAAGAACGAATTTTTGAAGGTCATTTTCGCTTAAAACGCGATCGTTCTAAAGAGGGTTATGGTTTAGGTTTGTCTCTTTGTCGTAAAATTATTAACTCTCACTACGGTCAAATTTGGGTAGATAGTGTCCCTGGTGGTGGCAGTTGTTTTCATTTTACTTTGCCAGCGTATCGTTAG